The proteins below come from a single Lodderomyces elongisporus chromosome 3, complete sequence genomic window:
- the REH1 gene encoding zinc finger protein reh1 — MSTLPTGSNPNTNTFTCNSCGIQFVSAELQRKHMKTDWHRYNLKRRIANLPSISSSLYAEKVLSGHLKTDEYNENEDENGFYVTKRKQKQNTRAFQVNGSKSRQVFSSRVEEAGRGRQKTLVSPGQREVQVRSTSPAASVASELSEFSLGSTDQGHELSEWDSRNSAISELSHPASSYSRGFDSDDADSVVCSDDITFAEETSPKVEASNISLTTCFYCGVSNGEIESNIKHMFKKHGLYIPERSYLIDIEGLLSYLRDFLVQNKCIVCGYSGRSIQGLRQHMNSKGHRRIPYETKQERQLLARFYDFSFSDPTSDGQDTAKSNKTVVFADENNTTVSEGDEMGSENHYYHQQGEEEEEDEEEEQGEEEEEEEEEEEEDNLEDINSNYALVQIDSSGVELTTPAGSRIGHRSMVRYYRQNLPLPLATEPDGRKTNALVDRRFAPGLTYHQITKQEREVQRLEQNARNDYVRKSKPKKINYQKHFRDEILGT, encoded by the coding sequence ATGAGTACTCTTCCTACAGGATCCAACCCGAATACAAACACATTTACCTGTAACTCGTGTGGGATACAATTTGTTAGTGCCGAGCTTCAGAGAAAGCATATGAAAACCGACTGGCATCGGTACAATTTAAAGAGAAGAATTGCCAACCTTCCATCGATTTCCTCATCACTATATGCCGAAAAGGTTTTGAGTGGACATCTCAAGACAGACGAGTATAATGAAAACGAGGATGAGAATGGATTTTACGTCACAAAgaggaaacaaaagcaaaatacCAGAGCGTTCCAAGTCAATGGTAGTAAATCTCGACAAGTCTTCTCTCTGAGAGTGGAAGAGGCCGGCAGAGgaagacaaaaaactttagtATCCCCGGGCCAAAGAGAAGTCCAAGTTCGAAGCACTAGTCCCGCAGCATCTGTGGCGTCGGAGCTTTCTGAGTTTTCACTAGGCTCAACTGATCAGGGCCATGAATTATCCGAATGGGACTCTCGCAACTCGGCAATCTCAGAATTGAGTCACCCAGCACTGTCATACTCAAGAGGCTTTGATAGTGACGATGCCGATCTGGTTGTATGCTCAGACGATATTACCTTTGCGGAAGAGACCAGCCCGAAAGTGGAAGCCTCAAACATTTCTCTTACTACCTGTTTTTATTGTGGCGTATCGAATGGCGAGATTGAAAGCAATATCAAGCACATGTTTAAGAAACATGGGTTATACATTCCAGAACGGTCCTACTTGATTGATATTGAAGGGCTTTTGAGTTACTTGAGGGATTTTTTGGTGCAAAATAAATGCATTGTATGTGGTTACAGCGGAAGAAGTATACAGGGGCTCAGACAACATATGAACTCTAAGGGCCATCGCCGGATTCCAtatgaaacaaaacaagaaaggCAACTATTGGCGAGATTTTATGATTTTAGTTTCAGTGATCCAACCAGTGATGGTCAAGATACAGCAAAGAGCAACAAGACGGTAGTTTTTGCTGATGAAAACAACACAACAGTCTCTGAAGGCGATGAAATGGGTTCAGAAaatcattattatcatcaacaaggagaggaagaagaagaagatgaagaagaagaacaaggagaggaagaagaagaagaagaagaagaagaagaagaagataacCTCGAAGACATCAACAGCAATTATGCGTTGGTACAGATTGACTCCTCTGGTGTCGAGTTGACAACACCAGCGGGCTCGCGAATAGGTCACAGGTCTATGGTGAGGTATTACCGGCAAAACCTCCCCCTCCCACTTGCAACTGAACCTGACGGTAGAAAGACAAATGCCTTGGTGGATCGTCGATTTGCACCGGGATTAACATATCACCAAATCACAAAGCAGGAAAGAGAGGTGCAAAGGCTTGAACAAAATGCGAGAAACGATTACGTGAGAAAGCTGAAGCCTAAGAAGATCAATtaccaaaaacatttcaGAGATGAAATTTTGGGAACATGA
- the pzh1 gene encoding serine/threonine protein phosphatase Pzh1 has translation MGNNSSKHSGSKSSGAGPLQRTDTSGSAKSSRSIRSKLSISSMNNGGSGRLSMDRGSGGGGGSGSDDRSISSRHRNKSGIDPSHSSAETNEAITDDDNVEDERRKDGAPPAKSVSRKGSSSEMNAEVPSFSRNNSSSNLLSTSFSDNSKLPPSMKQIQPKEPILMRRNTNDTINTSLSVSGFETAAMNSPLATSPLNTNSISRTSTHSVPSLSNHLSSSSSLSTTDLPNLSPGNDMSRGPNNPGDGGAVPKSPSLNPNQYDDTKSIQSSRQSSAADLTELAKTSSSAQNHLSKQATTSSSMGGGSNTIEVEDLIQRLLDAGYSGKRTKNVCLKNAEIQLICATAREIFLSQPSLLELSPPVKVVGDVHGQYGDLIRIFTKCGFPPQTNYLFLGDYVDRGKQSLETILLLLCYKIKYPENFFLLRGNHECANVTRVYGFYDECKRRCNIKTWKLFVDTFNTLPIAAIVAGKIFCVHGGLSPVLNSMDEIRNIARPTDVPDFGLLNDLLWSDPADTINEWEDNERGVSYVFSKVAINKFLSKFGFDLVCRAHMVVEDGYEFFNDRTLVTVFSAPNYCGEFDNWGAVMSVSEELLCSFELLDPLDSVALKQVMKKGKQERKTAQSLQRIQSR, from the coding sequence atggGAAACAACTCGTCAAAGCATTCCGGTTCAAAATCAAGCGGAGCGGGTCCGTTGCAACGGACAGATACGTCAGGGTCAGCGAAATCTTCTAGGTCAATCAGACTGAAGCTTTCCATTAGCAGTATGAATAACGGAGGGAGCGGTAGACTCTCGATGGACCGAGGCAGCGGAGGCGGAGGGGGTTCAGGAAGTGATGACCGTTCGATATCATCCAGACATAGGAACAAAAGTGGTATAGATCCACTGCATTCCAGCGCTGAAACTAATGAAGCGATTACGGATGATGACAATGTAGAGGATGAGCGCAGGAAGGATGGAGCACCTCCAGCAAAATCTGTGTCCAGGAAAGGTTCGTCTTCGGAGATGAATGCAGAAGTGCCATCATTCTCAAGGAATAATAGCTCTTCAAATTTGCTTTCCACATCGTTCTCAGACAATTCGAAACTTCCACCGTCTATGAAACAAATTCAGCCTAAAGAACCAATACTCATGAGAAGAAACACCAACGATACCATCAATACATCTCTAAGCGTTTCCGGATTTGAAACAGCAGCAATGAACTCTCCTCTTGCGACGTCGCCGTTGAACACCAATAGTATATCCCGTACCTCCACCCACTCGGTGCCATCGTTACTGAACCACttgtcgtcgtcgtcgtcgttgTCGACAACTGACCTCCCAAACTTGCTGCCAGGAAATGACATGTCTCGAGGCCCAAATAATCCAGGTGACGGAGGGGCAGTGCCCAAATCGCCCAGCTTGAATCCCAATCAGTATGACGACACAAAGAGTATACAGAGTAGTAGGCAGTCGCTGGCCGCTGACTTGACGGAGTTGGCCAAAACTTCGTCTTCGGCACAGAACCACCTTAGCAAACAGGCCACCACATCTTCGTCCATGGGTGGAGGCAGTAATACAATTGAGGTTGAGGATTTGATTCAACGGCTCTTGGATGCGGGATATAGTGGAAAGCGAACCAAGAATGTGTGTTTGAAGAATGCAGAGATTCAACTTATCTGTGCAACTGCAAGGGAAATCTTTTTGTCGCAGCCGTCCTTACTAGAACTATCGCCCCCTGTAAAAGTTGTGGGGGATGTACATGGGCAGTACGGAGATCTAATCCGTATTTTTACAAAGTGTGGGTTCCCACCACAAACAAATTACTTATTTCTTGGAGACTATGTCGATCGAGGAAAACAGAGTTTGGAAACCATTTTGTTGCTTCTATGTTACAAGATTAAGTACCCAGAGaacttttttctattacGTGGAAATCACGAGTGTGCCAACGTCACTCGTGTTTATGGTTTCTACGATGAGTGCAAAAGAAGATGTAATATTAAAACATGGAAGTTATTTGTTGACACATTCAACACGTTGCCGATTGCTGCAATTGTTGCTGGGAAAATCTTTTGTGTGCATGGGGGGCTATCGCCTGTGCTCAACTCGATGGATGAAATCAGAAATATAGCACGTCCGACTGATGTGCCGGACTTTGGATTGCTTAACGATCTTCTCTGGTCCGACCCTGCTGATACTATAAATGAATGGGAGGATAACGAACGTGGCGTTTCTTATGTGTTTTCTAAAGTTGCCATCAACAAGTTTTTAAGCAAATTTGGCTTTGACCTAGTATGTCGTGCGCACATGGTTGTTGAGGATGGGTATGAGTTTTTCAATGACCGGACCTTGGTCACTGTGTTCTCGGCGCCCAATTACTGTGGAGAGTTTGACAATTGGGGCGCTGTAATGAGTGTTTCTGAGGAATTGTTGTGCTCGTTTGAATTGCTAGATCCATTGGACAGCGTGGCTTTAAAACAGGTGATGAAAAAGGGTaagcaagaaagaaagacagCTCAGAGTTTGCAGCGAATACAATCACGCTAG
- the TAF11 gene encoding transcription initiation factor TFIID subunit 11 (BUSCO:EOG09264VRO) — protein sequence MSVLSVADISNSDSDSDSDTDISLDEEDEELIGRVFFSHLDQVGHLKVKDSDMDEVADEAESIPITAEDLQDIDDPELAEQYWRTKRSRTIEELSKEEQKRLLITNLTNDQMERFEFYRRSTINKGGIKRICNGVVGHSIPQVLATVLAGVSKSFVSEIISGAFEVQQREHKAKLLDDIQEKKRRKKNYIAQSLETHGERLDNDNNKTNYNDGKQNIHKDSKDDKINNGKDDKINNGKDDNIDNANSNEQNNDKNDKEINDNDDNNNNNISDNKSDKNDLELSYAGDTPSPLNARHIMESWRRLKASASGVLDDNNDVL from the coding sequence ATGAGTGTATTAAGCGTTGCCGACATTTCAAACTCAGACTCAGACTCAGACTCAGACACAGATATTAGCTTGGACGAGGAGGATGAAGAATTGATTGGGAGGGTCTTTTTTAGTCATTTGGACCAAGTGGGACATCTAAAAGTCAAAGATAGTGATATGGATGAAGTGGCTGACGAGGCAGAATCAATACCCATCACCGCTGAAGATTTGCAGGATATAGATGACCCTGAACTTGCGGAGCAGTATTGGAGAACCAAACGAAGCAGGACTATTGAAGAGCTTTCCAAAGAGGAGCAGAAGAGGTTGCTAATTACCAATTTGACAAACGATCAGATGGAGAGGTTTGAATTCTATCGAAGACTGACAATCAACAAAGGAGGAATAAAGCGTATTTGCAATGGTGTGGTTGGACATTCGATTCCGCAAGTGTTGGCCACAGTGCTAGCGGGGGTCTCAAAACTGTTTGTAAGCGAGATTATTAGTGGTGCATTTGAAGTACAACAAAGAGAGCACAAGGCTAAACTACTTGATGATATACAGGAAAAGAAACGACGGAAGAAGAACTACATAGCCCAGTCTTTGGAAACACACGGAGAACGTTTagacaacgacaacaataAAACCAACTACAACGATGGCAAACAAAACATCCACAAGGACAGCAAGGACgacaaaataaacaacGGCAAGGACgacaaaataaacaacGGCAAGGACGACAATATAGATAATGCCAACAGTAATGAGCAAAACAACGACAAGAATGACAAAGAAATCAACGACAAcgacgacaacaacaataataacatCAGCGACAACAAAAGCGATAAGAACGACTTAGAATTGCTGTATGCTGGTGACACACCGTCTCCGTTGAATGCACGTCATATAATGGAATCATGGCGCCGACTCAAAGCCCTGGCAAGCGGGGTACTCGATGACAATAACGACGTCTTATAG
- the TRM9 gene encoding tRNA methyltransferase, has a role in tRNA modification (BUSCO:EOG09264DIM), with translation MSAKPSLVIGDGLEPVSQESEYVHEVYNEIAQHFSQTRYKPWPIVEKFLKSQASFSVGLDVGCGNGKYLNVNKELLIIGTDRSEGLIKCAQELSLNEYNVGIADGLFLPHPQNRFDFAISIAVIHHFATESRRIEAISEILSKLKKGGQCLIYCWALEQENSRRGYKEGDSQDILIPWVLKKPTPKQRRGKDKGKEVFSEPAADCIKKNSSVSRETEPKTDNKINMETENNTETSTETDTTKYRYYHLYKEGELRSNSLATDMCRIVEDGYEKDNWWVILERI, from the coding sequence ATGTCAGCAAAGCCGTCACTTGTTATTGGTGATGGGCTTGAACCAGTCTCGCAAGAGAGTGAATATGTGCACGAAGTTTATAATGAGATAGCACAGCATTTTTCGCAAACCAGGTACAAACCGTGGCCCATCGTGGAgaagtttttgaaatctCAAGCCTCGTTCTCTGTAGGTTTGGATGTAGGCTGCGGCAATGGAAAGTACTTGAATGTCAATAAAGAGTTGTTGATTATTGGAACGGATCGCTCAGAGGGTCTTATCAAATGTGCACAGGAATTATCATTAAATGAATACAATGTGGGAATCGCAGACGGCCTTTTCTTACCCCATCCTCAAAATCGATTTGACTTTGCAATTTCTATTGCAGTTATCCATCATTTTGCTACAGAGAGCCGACGAATCGAGGCAATACTGGAAATCCTCtccaaattgaaaaaaggtGGTCAGTGTCTCATATATTGTTGGGCTTTGGAGCAAGAAAACTCACGCCGTGGGTACAAGGAAGGAGACTCGCAAGACATTTTGATTCCATGGGTGTTGAAGAAACCTACACCGAAGCAACGACGGGGTAAAGATAAAGGTAAGGAAGTATTCTCGGAACCCGCAGCAGATTGTATTAAAAAGAATTCTCTGGTTCTGAGGGAGACGGAGCCAAAAACTGACAACAAGATCAATATGGAGACTGAGAATAACACCGAGACGAGCACTGAAACCGATACAACCAAATATCGATATTACCACTTATATAAGGAGGGCGAATTGCGCAGTAACAGCTTGGCTACCGATATGTGCAGAATAGTGGAGGATGGATACGAAAAAGATAACTGGTGGGTTATTTTAGAAAGGATATAG
- the PPM1 gene encoding carboxy methyl transferase for protein phosphatase 2A — MFSPKDKQDKLIRATDLDALSCRDSINKKGHLPVEDPYIAMLVKSYEDNLRWCQGYTGLSAPRTLRNVFGETKQPLINRGTYLRSKVIFEIIHSFIAEFRNESQIISLGSGSDTKLFSILESNHDITVHEYDYPESAKIKKLAILKHDKLRHTLRVEEGEDQTATMPTIQSKKDFEIYEPDLHTRNYHLHGQDLRDVNNLDITGVDTNKPTLVLSECALCYLSAHDYERVVNFWSTIGHNLTGFLIYEPITLGDSFGEVMSRNLQGRGLHLPTSEAYPTIDSRIKFLTSMGLENLYLTDMGVVGGYEATHAAKNNPWISELEMERLNGIERIDEHEELALLLRHYCLIYGESKKENQSLSFNSSSGLNPSSNTASGSNAHLKPVFTRISRWDWSRNVKDCSLD; from the coding sequence ATGTTTTCGCCCAAAGATAAACAAGACAAATTGATACGGGCCACTGATTTGGATGCGCTTAGTTGCAGAGATAGTATCAACAAGAAAGGGCATTTACCAGTGGAAGATCCTTACATAGCAATGCTTGTCAAGTCCTACGAGGATAACCTCCGGTGGTGTCAAGGATATACTGGTCTTTCGGCGCCTCGAACGTTGAGGAATGTGTTTGGCGAGACCAAGCAGCCTTTGATCAATAGGGGAACGTATTTGAGATCCAAGGTAATCTTCGAAATCATCCACTCATTTATTGCCGAGTTTAGAAATGAGTCTCAGATTATTTCTTTGGGTAGTGGGTCGGATACCAAACTTTTTAGTATTCTCGAGCTGAATCATGATATAACAGTTCATGAATACGATTATCCCGAGTCAGcaaaaatcaagaaactTGCAATTTTAAAGCATGATAAACTCCGACATACATTGCGTGTCGAGGAAGGTGAAGATCAAACAGCTACGATGCCCACAATCCAGAGCAAGaaagattttgaaatatATGAACCAGATTTGCATACAAGGAATTACCATCTTCATGGCCAAGATTTACGCGATGTGAACAATTTGGACATTACGGGAGTCGACACAAACAAACCTACGTTGGTACTAAGTGAGTGTGCGTTATGTTATTTGTCAGCACATGATTACGAAAGAGTGGTCAATTTTTGGAGCACAATTGGCCACAATTTGACCGGATTTCTAATATATGAGCCAATTACTTTGGGAGATTCATTTGGTGAAGTTATGCTGCGAAATCTACAAGGAAGAGGCTTACATTTGCCAACTTCCGAGGCATATCCTACAATAGACTCTAGAATTAAGTTTTTAACTAGTATGGGGTTGGAAAACTTGTATCTTACTGATATGGGCGTAGTCGGAGGATACGAGGCTACGCACGCAGCAAAGAATAACCCATGGATAAGTGAGCTTGAGATGGAGCGGCTTAATGGTATAGAGAGAATCGACGAACATGAGGAATTGGCGTTACTACTCCGCCATTATTGTTTGATTTATGGcgagagcaaaaaagagaacCAGAGTTTGAGTTTTAATTCCAGTTCGGGTTTAAATCCAAGCTCAAACACTGCATCAGGTTCCAATGCTCATTTAAAACCCGTATTTACTCGAATATCAAGATGGGACTGGAGTCGAAATGTAAAAGACTGCAGTTTAGATTAG